In Syntrophorhabdaceae bacterium, a single window of DNA contains:
- the secY gene encoding preprotein translocase subunit SecY, with protein sequence MGGFQNIGKIPELKRRIIATLALLAVYRVGVHIPTPGIDGTVLAGIFERARGTLLGFFDMFAGGGLERLSVFALGIMPYISASIILQLLTVVVPTLERLSKEGEAGRRKITQYTRYGTVIISLIQGFGISVGLEQMRGAGGELVVYNPGWNFRLMTMITLTGGTAFIMWLGEQITEKGIGNGISLIIFAGIVARMPNAIASTMTLVNSGEMNWFVVLLITAMMLAVVAFIIFMETSQRRIPVQYAKRVVGRKMYGGQATHLPLKVNTAGVIPPIFASSIIMFPATIANFIQHPYMKRFSELLTPGTILHEFMYVGFIIFFCFFYTAIVFNPDNVADNMKKYGGYIPGIRPGKKTSEFIERILSRVTFIGAIYISFVCVLPTLLVRKFNVPFYFGGTALLIVVGVALDTIQQIESHLILRHYDGLVKKSARVKGRR encoded by the coding sequence ATGGGGGGTTTCCAGAACATTGGGAAAATCCCCGAGCTTAAGCGGAGAATAATAGCCACACTTGCTCTCCTGGCGGTTTACAGGGTCGGTGTTCATATCCCTACGCCAGGGATCGACGGAACGGTACTGGCAGGTATCTTTGAGAGAGCGCGGGGTACCCTGCTCGGTTTCTTTGATATGTTCGCTGGCGGCGGCCTGGAAAGACTTTCCGTGTTTGCCCTCGGCATTATGCCTTACATCAGCGCCTCAATTATTCTGCAACTCCTTACTGTCGTTGTCCCGACCCTTGAGAGGCTTTCAAAAGAGGGAGAGGCAGGCAGGAGGAAGATAACCCAGTATACACGATACGGTACGGTGATCATAAGCCTCATCCAGGGTTTTGGCATCAGCGTCGGACTGGAGCAGATGAGGGGCGCCGGAGGCGAACTCGTTGTTTACAACCCCGGCTGGAACTTCAGGCTCATGACAATGATAACCCTCACCGGAGGGACCGCTTTTATCATGTGGCTCGGGGAACAGATTACGGAAAAGGGCATAGGCAACGGTATATCGCTGATTATTTTTGCGGGTATTGTGGCGCGGATGCCGAATGCGATTGCCAGCACGATGACCCTTGTTAACTCCGGCGAGATGAACTGGTTTGTGGTGCTCCTGATCACCGCAATGATGCTTGCTGTTGTTGCCTTCATCATATTCATGGAGACATCGCAGAGGAGGATACCTGTCCAGTATGCAAAGCGGGTTGTGGGCCGCAAGATGTATGGCGGCCAGGCGACGCACCTGCCCCTCAAGGTCAATACGGCAGGCGTGATCCCTCCTATATTTGCCTCTTCGATCATCATGTTCCCTGCAACGATTGCAAATTTTATTCAGCACCCTTATATGAAAAGATTTTCAGAATTGCTCACGCCGGGAACAATCCTCCATGAATTCATGTATGTGGGTTTTATCATCTTTTTCTGCTTTTTTTATACCGCCATCGTTTTCAACCCCGACAACGTGGCGGACAATATGAAGAAATACGGCGGATACATACCGGGTATAAGGCCCGGCAAGAAGACCTCGGAGTTCATCGAGAGGATACTTTCCAGGGTAACCTTTATTGGCGCCATATATATCTCTTTTGTGTGCGTCCTGCCGACCCTGTTGGTGAGAAAATTCAACGTTCCTTTCTATTTTGGAGGTACAGCGCTTCTTATCGTAGTGGGTGTTGCCCTCGACACGATACAGCAGATAGAATCTCATCTTATTCTCAGGCATTATGACGGGCTTGTTAAAAAATCGGCACGGGTTAAAGGGAGAAGATGA
- the rplO gene encoding 50S ribosomal protein L15, producing the protein MKLSDLRPSEGSTKKKKRVGRGTGSGHGTTATYGNKGQRSTSGGTKKKGFEGGQMPLMRRIPKRGFKNPFRKEYSLIKIGDLAVFKGQEKVSIEDILRSGFIKKMKDGIKLLSDGDIDFPIKIQVHKASERAIEKIKAQGGDVEVLI; encoded by the coding sequence ATGAAGCTGTCAGACTTGAGACCGAGTGAAGGATCGACAAAGAAGAAAAAAAGGGTAGGACGGGGCACCGGTTCCGGCCACGGTACTACCGCAACATATGGGAACAAGGGCCAGCGCTCGACAAGCGGTGGTACGAAGAAAAAGGGTTTTGAAGGCGGCCAGATGCCTCTCATGAGGAGAATTCCCAAAAGGGGGTTTAAAAACCCCTTCAGGAAGGAATATTCCCTCATCAAGATAGGAGATCTCGCCGTATTCAAGGGACAGGAAAAGGTAAGCATAGAGGATATACTGAGATCAGGATTTATCAAGAAGATGAAAGACGGCATCAAACTTCTTTCTGATGGCGACATCGACTTCCCGATCAAAATTCAGGTGCATAAGGCCTCCGAGCGTGCCATTGAAAAGATAAAGGCCCAGGGTGGAGATGTGGAGGTACTGATTTAA
- the rpmD gene encoding 50S ribosomal protein L30, with amino-acid sequence MSHLKIKWTKSFIGCTQVQRDTIRSLGFKKLYQEKTVKNTPEIRGMVKKVIHLLTIVEDVR; translated from the coding sequence GTGAGTCACCTCAAGATCAAATGGACAAAGAGCTTTATAGGGTGCACACAGGTCCAGCGTGACACCATACGAAGCCTTGGTTTTAAAAAGCTTTACCAGGAAAAAACGGTGAAAAACACGCCCGAGATACGGGGTATGGTGAAGAAGGTAATTCACCTTTTAACGATTGTGGAGGATGTCCGGTAA
- the rpsE gene encoding 30S ribosomal protein S5 produces MEPGELELQDRLVYINRVAKVVKGGRRFSFSAIVVVGDGNGRVGFGLGKANEVPDAIRKAVERAKKSIIEVPVRKGTIPHEIKAKYGTSEVFMKPASEGTGVIAGRAVRAVVEVAGITNILTKCYGSRNYHNVVKATIKGLATLKSPEVSLKQRGKTKGEEG; encoded by the coding sequence ATAGAACCAGGTGAGCTTGAGCTGCAGGACAGGTTGGTCTATATAAATCGTGTCGCAAAGGTTGTAAAAGGCGGCCGGAGGTTTAGCTTTAGCGCCATCGTTGTTGTCGGCGACGGCAACGGTCGTGTCGGGTTTGGACTTGGCAAGGCCAATGAGGTCCCTGATGCGATCAGAAAGGCAGTGGAGAGGGCAAAGAAAAGCATTATCGAGGTCCCTGTCAGGAAAGGGACGATCCCGCATGAGATAAAGGCCAAGTACGGAACAAGCGAGGTATTTATGAAACCGGCCAGTGAAGGAACCGGTGTTATAGCAGGAAGAGCCGTGCGGGCCGTTGTTGAAGTGGCCGGTATAACGAATATACTTACTAAATGTTACGGATCACGAAATTATCATAATGTGGTAAAGGCGACCATTAAAGGGCTTGCCACGTTAAAGTCGCCCGAAGTCTCATTGAAACAGCGAGGCAAAACGAAGGGCGAGGAGGGATAA
- the rplR gene encoding 50S ribosomal protein L18: MQRKAKVAAREKRKKRIRKTISGTADKPRLCVYKSLRQIYAQLIDDTQDKVITAASTLTKEVTATVKHGGNVEAAKKVGEYIGKKAADMGIGKVVFDRNGFKYHGRIKALADGAREAGLQF; the protein is encoded by the coding sequence ATGCAAAGAAAAGCGAAGGTAGCGGCACGGGAGAAGAGAAAAAAGAGAATCCGTAAAACAATCTCCGGGACTGCCGATAAACCGAGACTGTGTGTTTATAAGAGCCTGCGGCAGATATACGCGCAGTTAATTGATGATACGCAGGACAAGGTAATAACCGCCGCATCGACGCTGACAAAAGAAGTGACGGCAACGGTAAAACACGGTGGTAATGTTGAAGCTGCAAAAAAGGTCGGAGAATATATCGGTAAGAAAGCAGCCGACATGGGTATTGGTAAGGTTGTCTTTGACCGGAATGGTTTTAAGTATCATGGGAGGATAAAGGCCTTAGCTGATGGTGCGAGAGAGGCAGGTTTACAATTTTAA
- the rplF gene encoding 50S ribosomal protein L6, with product MSRIGRKPVILPQGTKLELKDSEIVVTGPKGSLRRPFLEGLTLDIDGSTVMVQRTSEEKKIKGLHGLMRTLIANMVDGVYKGFERKLEIVGIGYRSELQGNNIIFYLGYSHPITFPLPAGISAQVEKQTLLTIKGIDKELVGQTAAKIRALRKPDVYKNKGVKYSGEVLRKKAGKSGK from the coding sequence ATGTCGAGGATAGGCAGAAAGCCTGTTATTTTGCCTCAGGGCACAAAGTTGGAATTGAAGGACAGTGAAATTGTCGTAACGGGGCCAAAAGGTTCATTGCGAAGGCCGTTTCTGGAAGGGCTTACTCTTGATATCGATGGCAGCACCGTGATGGTGCAGCGAACCAGCGAAGAAAAGAAGATAAAGGGTTTGCACGGCCTCATGAGGACGCTGATCGCAAATATGGTAGATGGTGTTTACAAGGGGTTTGAAAGAAAACTGGAGATTGTCGGTATCGGATACAGGTCCGAATTACAGGGTAATAATATCATCTTTTACCTCGGTTATTCTCATCCCATCACGTTCCCTCTGCCGGCAGGCATCTCCGCTCAGGTAGAAAAACAAACGCTCCTGACCATCAAGGGCATCGATAAAGAGCTTGTCGGCCAGACAGCGGCAAAGATAAGGGCCCTGAGAAAACCAGATGTATATAAAAACAAAGGTGTTAAATACTCTGGTGAGGTATTGAGGAAAAAGGCCGGCAAAAGCGGCAAGTAA
- the rpsH gene encoding 30S ribosomal protein S8: MITVDPIADMLTRIRNAIIARHESVDIPYSNMKFAISKILKEEGYIKNYKTFIDEARRKFLKVYISYDENNKSIITGLQRISKPGRRKYVSTGEIPRLRKRIGLIVISTSKGIMTDRSATKNKVGGEPLLVVW, from the coding sequence ATGATTACTGTAGATCCTATTGCTGATATGCTGACACGGATACGGAATGCTATTATAGCACGCCATGAATCAGTTGACATACCGTATTCCAATATGAAATTTGCCATATCAAAGATATTGAAGGAAGAGGGCTATATAAAAAATTACAAGACCTTTATAGATGAGGCCAGGAGAAAATTTCTCAAGGTTTACATAAGCTACGACGAAAACAACAAAAGTATTATCACCGGTTTACAAAGGATCAGCAAACCCGGGAGAAGGAAATATGTGAGCACCGGAGAGATCCCGAGGTTGAGGAAACGGATAGGTCTTATTGTAATCTCCACATCAAAGGGGATCATGACGGACAGGAGCGCGACAAAAAATAAGGTAGGAGGGGAACCCCTCCTTGTTGTTTGGTGA
- a CDS encoding type Z 30S ribosomal protein S14, with protein MAKKSMIEKAKATPKYRVRAHNRCAICGRPRSYLRKFQMCRICFRNHSLKGAIPGVIKSSW; from the coding sequence ATGGCAAAAAAATCAATGATAGAAAAAGCAAAGGCAACACCAAAATACCGGGTCAGGGCCCACAACAGGTGCGCTATCTGTGGAAGACCCCGCAGCTACCTGCGCAAATTTCAGATGTGCAGGATATGCTTCAGGAACCATTCCCTGAAAGGTGCCATACCTGGTGTCATAAAATCGAGCTGGTGA
- the rplE gene encoding 50S ribosomal protein L5, with the protein MEFYEKDVRSALMRRFQYKNVMEVPKVEKITVNIGLGEALQNIKVLDSATGDMKLITGQKPVITKSKKSIASFKLREGMSIGCMVTLRRERMYEFLHKLVYIVLPRVRDFKGVSPKSFDGRGNYTLGLREQIIFPEIEYDKIDKARGMNITIGTTAKTDEEGFELLKLMGMPFKS; encoded by the coding sequence ATGGAATTTTATGAAAAAGATGTCAGATCGGCACTGATGAGGAGATTCCAGTATAAGAATGTCATGGAGGTGCCGAAAGTAGAAAAGATCACGGTGAACATCGGGCTCGGTGAGGCCCTCCAGAATATTAAGGTGCTTGACAGCGCAACTGGTGATATGAAGCTCATCACCGGACAGAAGCCTGTTATTACGAAGTCAAAAAAATCGATCGCCTCCTTTAAGCTGAGAGAGGGCATGTCAATCGGCTGCATGGTGACACTGAGAAGAGAGAGGATGTATGAGTTCCTTCATAAACTTGTCTATATCGTTCTTCCACGGGTGAGGGATTTTAAAGGTGTCTCTCCGAAGTCCTTCGACGGGCGGGGCAACTATACACTTGGCCTGAGAGAACAGATCATATTCCCCGAGATAGAGTACGATAAGATCGATAAGGCAAGGGGGATGAATATTACCATCGGGACAACGGCCAAGACAGACGAGGAAGGCTTTGAGCTTCTGAAGCTAATGGGAATGCCCTTCAAGAGTTGA
- the rplX gene encoding 50S ribosomal protein L24 — protein sequence MEKHYHVKKNDLVMVTNGKDKGKTGKILRIIKKKDRLIVEKVNMVKRHVKPSQKSKGGIMEKESPIHLSNVMLYCEKCSKPVKIGKRTLEDGKKIRFCKKCEEVLDK from the coding sequence ATGGAAAAACATTATCACGTTAAAAAGAATGACCTTGTGATGGTAACGAACGGTAAGGATAAGGGCAAGACCGGCAAGATTTTACGGATTATTAAAAAGAAAGACAGACTGATCGTTGAAAAGGTAAACATGGTCAAGAGACATGTGAAGCCGAGCCAGAAGTCCAAAGGCGGCATCATGGAAAAGGAAAGCCCCATCCATCTGTCCAACGTTATGCTCTACTGTGAGAAATGTTCAAAACCGGTAAAGATAGGAAAGCGTACCCTTGAGGACGGGAAGAAGATACGTTTTTGTAAAAAGTGTGAAGAGGTCTTAGATAAGTAG
- the rplN gene encoding 50S ribosomal protein L14, with amino-acid sequence MIQARSKLEVADNSGAKKLGCIKVLGGSRKRYGTVGDIIVASVKEVIPNSKVKKGEVVKAVIVRTKKEIRRIDGSYVKFDDNSAVIINQYNEPVGTRIFGPVARELRAKKFMKIVSLAPEVV; translated from the coding sequence ATGATACAGGCGAGATCTAAGCTTGAAGTAGCAGACAACTCCGGTGCTAAAAAGCTCGGTTGTATAAAGGTTCTTGGTGGATCGAGGAAGAGGTACGGTACAGTTGGGGACATCATTGTAGCGTCAGTGAAAGAGGTTATCCCCAATTCGAAGGTAAAAAAAGGCGAAGTAGTGAAGGCAGTCATCGTGAGGACAAAAAAAGAGATCAGAAGGATTGACGGGTCCTATGTGAAATTTGATGATAATTCCGCGGTTATTATAAACCAGTATAATGAACCTGTCGGGACAAGGATCTTTGGACCGGTTGCCAGGGAGCTCCGGGCGAAAAAGTTCATGAAGATCGTTTCTCTGGCTCCAGAGGTTGTGTGA
- the rpsQ gene encoding 30S ribosomal protein S17: MEAKDNANKKKMTGIVVKDKMDKTIVVEVEKVLQHPKYHKYLKRKKRYKVHDEKNICKLGDEVSIIEARPISKDKRWLVKEIIKKEEPFLAQKEVVGDDTGEI, translated from the coding sequence ATGGAAGCGAAAGATAACGCGAACAAGAAAAAGATGACAGGTATTGTAGTAAAGGATAAGATGGATAAGACTATCGTCGTTGAGGTCGAGAAAGTCCTGCAACATCCAAAATATCACAAATACCTCAAGAGAAAAAAGCGATATAAAGTACACGACGAGAAGAACATCTGTAAACTTGGCGACGAGGTGTCGATCATTGAAGCGAGACCGATCAGTAAAGATAAGCGATGGCTCGTAAAGGAAATAATAAAGAAAGAAGAACCTTTCTTAGCTCAGAAAGAGGTGGTTGGAGATGATACAGGCGAGATCTAA
- the rpmC gene encoding 50S ribosomal protein L29, with product MKGRELRELTKEELLKKKKDAKEELFNLRFQHSTGQLENTARLKLLKRDVARIETLLQEKTSKA from the coding sequence ATGAAAGGCAGGGAGTTGAGAGAGCTGACCAAAGAAGAGCTTTTAAAGAAAAAGAAAGACGCCAAGGAAGAACTGTTCAATCTGCGGTTTCAACACTCAACAGGACAACTGGAAAATACTGCACGGTTGAAGCTTTTGAAAAGGGATGTGGCGAGGATAGAGACGCTTTTACAGGAAAAGACGTCAAAGGCATAA
- the rplP gene encoding 50S ribosomal protein L16 has product MKGVAARGNRVSFGDYGLQAEEAGWITSRQIEAARIALTRYVKRTGKVWIRVFPDKPITKKPAETRMGKGKGPSEGWVAPVIPGRILYEIKGVPEDKAREALRIASFKLPIATKFVARSEEQ; this is encoded by the coding sequence ATGAAAGGTGTTGCCGCGAGAGGAAACAGGGTAAGTTTCGGAGACTACGGTTTGCAGGCTGAAGAGGCCGGCTGGATAACCTCACGACAGATCGAGGCGGCAAGGATAGCGCTTACAAGATATGTAAAAAGGACCGGAAAGGTCTGGATCAGAGTCTTTCCGGACAAGCCGATCACAAAGAAACCGGCAGAGACAAGAATGGGTAAGGGGAAAGGCCCCAGCGAGGGCTGGGTAGCACCGGTAATACCCGGGAGGATCCTTTACGAGATCAAGGGTGTTCCCGAAGATAAAGCAAGAGAGGCCTTGAGAATAGCTTCGTTCAAGCTTCCCATTGCGACAAAGTTTGTAGCAAGAAGTGAGGAACAATGA
- the rplV gene encoding 50S ribosomal protein L22, with product MEIVAKTKMIRISPRKVRIVGDLIKKKNINEASGMLTYMPQKASFILKKLLDSAIANAKQKKYVDIDNLYVKNVIVDGGPMLKRFLPRAMGRATKIRKRTSHITLVLDES from the coding sequence ATGGAAATCGTGGCAAAAACAAAGATGATCAGGATATCCCCGCGAAAAGTCAGGATCGTGGGAGATCTGATAAAGAAGAAAAATATCAACGAGGCCTCGGGGATGTTAACCTATATGCCTCAAAAGGCGTCATTTATCCTGAAGAAGCTTCTTGACAGTGCCATAGCGAATGCGAAACAAAAGAAATATGTAGATATCGACAATCTCTATGTCAAGAATGTCATCGTTGACGGCGGTCCGATGCTGAAGAGGTTTTTGCCGAGGGCCATGGGAAGGGCAACAAAGATCAGGAAGCGGACCAGTCACATTACGCTCGTATTAGACGAATCATAG
- the rpsS gene encoding 30S ribosomal protein S19 — MARSLKKGPFLEEKLLKKVEDAKSSKGSKVIKTWSRRSTITPDFVGFTFAVHNGKKFIPVFVTEEMVGHKFGEFSPTRTFHSHSGDRKAKVVKRKE, encoded by the coding sequence GTGGCGAGGTCTTTAAAGAAAGGGCCATTTTTAGAAGAGAAGCTGTTAAAGAAGGTCGAGGATGCAAAATCCTCAAAGGGCTCAAAGGTAATAAAAACCTGGTCGAGGAGATCAACGATTACCCCTGACTTTGTAGGATTTACCTTTGCCGTCCATAATGGCAAGAAGTTTATTCCGGTATTCGTTACAGAGGAGATGGTGGGACATAAGTTCGGTGAATTCTCTCCTACAAGGACATTCCACAGCCATTCAGGCGACAGAAAGGCAAAAGTGGTTAAGAGGAAGGAATAA
- the rplB gene encoding 50S ribosomal protein L2 translates to MGVKEYKPTSAGRRFMSGLTFEEITRKEPEKSLLVPKKKTGGRNHTGKITTRHIGGGHKKRYRIIDFKRDKFEIPGKVDSIEYDPNRSANIALISYADGEKRYIISPLGLKVGDTVITSTKPDTEIKEGNSLPLKFIPLGTFVHNVEMKPGKGGQLARSAGNYAQLVAKEGGYGHVRLPSGGVRLINLSCMATIGQVGNIDHENITIGKAGKPRWQGTRPTVRGTAMNPVDHPLGGGEGRSKGGRHPCSPWGQLAKGMKTRKNKRTNKFIIKLRG, encoded by the coding sequence ATGGGCGTAAAAGAATATAAACCTACCTCCGCAGGCAGGAGATTCATGAGCGGTCTTACCTTCGAGGAGATCACCAGGAAGGAGCCCGAGAAGTCACTGCTTGTCCCCAAGAAAAAAACAGGTGGAAGAAACCATACCGGGAAGATTACCACCAGACACATTGGTGGAGGACACAAGAAAAGATACCGGATCATTGACTTCAAGAGGGATAAGTTTGAGATCCCCGGTAAGGTTGACAGTATAGAATATGACCCGAACAGGTCTGCGAATATTGCCCTTATCAGCTATGCAGATGGTGAGAAGCGTTATATCATCTCACCGCTGGGACTGAAGGTGGGTGATACGGTTATTACCAGCACGAAACCTGATACCGAGATCAAAGAGGGGAACTCACTCCCTTTAAAATTTATACCCCTTGGGACCTTTGTTCACAACGTGGAGATGAAGCCCGGAAAAGGCGGACAGCTCGCACGGAGCGCAGGGAACTACGCACAGCTTGTGGCAAAGGAAGGCGGTTACGGACATGTCAGATTGCCTTCAGGCGGCGTCAGGCTGATCAACCTTTCATGTATGGCGACAATCGGTCAGGTAGGAAATATTGACCATGAAAATATCACTATCGGCAAGGCCGGAAAACCAAGATGGCAGGGGACGAGACCAACCGTTCGCGGAACGGCAATGAACCCCGTTGATCATCCGCTTGGCGGCGGCGAAGGAAGATCAAAAGGCGGAAGGCACCCCTGTTCCCCGTGGGGACAGCTGGCAAAGGGTATGAAGACAAGGAAAAACAAGAGAACCAATAAGTTTATTATAAAGCTCAGAGGGTAG
- a CDS encoding 50S ribosomal protein L23 yields the protein MNEYDIIRRPIITEKTTLLKDNGNQYVFEVHRDANKIEIKDAVEKLFKVKVLSVSVSNMEGKKKRLGRFAGKRSDWKKAIVKLSPKDKILIFEGAGA from the coding sequence ATGAACGAGTACGATATTATACGTCGCCCCATAATAACAGAGAAAACCACATTATTGAAGGATAATGGAAACCAGTATGTATTTGAGGTTCACCGGGATGCCAATAAAATAGAGATCAAAGATGCCGTTGAAAAACTCTTTAAAGTAAAGGTTCTTTCCGTGAGTGTCAGCAACATGGAAGGTAAAAAGAAGAGACTCGGCAGATTTGCCGGCAAGCGCTCTGACTGGAAAAAGGCGATTGTGAAGCTGAGTCCGAAAGATAAAATCTTGATTTTTGAAGGTGCAGGTGCATAA